Genomic DNA from Haloarcula marina:
CGTGGACGCCGTCGGGACTCTCGACGAGGGCGGCGCTCGCCTTGGAGGTGTCAAGTTCGACCAGCGCGTCGAACGCCGACTGGTCGGCCTGCAGACGGGGCAGGTCCGTCTCCATCAGGTCGGCGACGGTGTCGGCCTCGCGCTCGGCCTTCGACAGCGCCTTGAAGTCCGAGACGGTGACGACGCCGATTGTCTCGCCACCCCGGGTGACGGTGAACTCCGGCGAGCGGTCGGCGAACATCCGGTCGACCAGTTCCTCGACGGACGCGTCGGCCTCGATGGAGAGTCGCGTCGGCCGAGCGATGTCGCCGACGGTCAGGCCCTCTAGGAGGTCGGCGAGCGCCACCGTCCGGGACTCTCCGCTGGCCGCGGCGTAGATGAACAGCGCCAGCAACAGTAGAATCGGGCTGAACGAGAGCACGCCGAAGACCGCAAAGAGGACGGCGAAGGCCGTCCCGATGCGGGCCGCGATTCGGGTCGCTGACGCGTACGGGCGAGAGCGGGCGAGGAGCGCCCGCAACACGCGCCCGCCGTCCATCGGGAACGCCGGGAGCATGTTGAACACCGCCAGCACGATGTTCGTCACCGCCAGCCACCCGACGACGAACAGCGTCACGTCCGCGGTCGCGGGGAGTGCCAGCACGCCAGCGTAACAGACCGCGCCGACGGCGATGCTCGTCAGCGGTCCCGCCACGGCGATCCAGAACTCGCGGTTCCACTCGCGGGGCATCTGCTTGAAACTCGCCAGCCCACCGAGAATCCACAGCGTGATGGACTCGACTTCGAGGTCGTAGCGCATCGCCGCCCACGCGTGGCCGAGTTCGTGGAGCGTGACGCTGACGAACAGGCCGACGGCCGCCGTCCCGCCGATGAGCCACGGCGTCACCCCCACGGTCAGACGGTCCACGTCGAGGGGCGTTCCGGCGAGTCTGCCGACGATACCCGCGTACAGTTCTATCTGTGACCCGCTCCCGATGAGCCACGCCAGCACTGGGAGAAAGACGACCAGCGAGATGTTCACCCGGATGGG
This window encodes:
- a CDS encoding site-2 protease family protein, yielding MRNYHITTVWGIPIRVNISLVVFLPVLAWLIGSGSQIELYAGIVGRLAGTPLDVDRLTVGVTPWLIGGTAAVGLFVSVTLHELGHAWAAMRYDLEVESITLWILGGLASFKQMPREWNREFWIAVAGPLTSIAVGAVCYAGVLALPATADVTLFVVGWLAVTNIVLAVFNMLPAFPMDGGRVLRALLARSRPYASATRIAARIGTAFAVLFAVFGVLSFSPILLLLALFIYAAASGESRTVALADLLEGLTVGDIARPTRLSIEADASVEELVDRMFADRSPEFTVTRGGETIGVVTVSDFKALSKAEREADTVADLMETDLPRLQADQSAFDALVELDTSKASAALVESPDGVHVVSREDFASAMEMRRLVGTSGPF